The following proteins come from a genomic window of Dysidea avara chromosome 12, odDysAvar1.4, whole genome shotgun sequence:
- the LOC136241116 gene encoding kelch-like protein 3 has protein sequence MAGLFEGESTSSSSEEEDLSEERGLYFGYPPSESEETESDMDGDTDATLESNHNSESSLEVEDPEKEKACENVDLFWCSTTFSALLQDTSTQDVAFKTSNGDLVSAHRAILAAGSPVFSAMLYGDMKESSQNEIDLTNIDTATLEYLIFFIYTGHIHASVEECCNLLQAARYFGVDALVNLCNKSIGDALDLDNFSDVAEFAVENKFDVLRKQCLEFLEAKAKKVMFTHEFNSLPLTVMLDFTNSNKLKVSELNVFLAVVEWSKRQQEKLSENDIKSVFKQIRYPLICKSELLNKVIPTTLADPALYKAALKYRDGSKYDGPQEQIRLRDYYFHFHSSRELRVVFTARGTLIANAESSHYERNAELHICPKEGNPTLFQIFIKCCSDKTKMKFGFRYCESSATASMDASDFPIGKEVDGYFAVHERKRILAKIGDKTMSVPIKRHDALDFYVSLYSKNDQVLIQKK, from the exons ATGGCAGGTTTGTTTGAGGGCGAAAGTACTAGTAGCAGTAGTGAAGAGGAGGATTTGTCGGAAGAACGAGGGTTATATTTTGGATACCCGCCGTCCGAATCAGAGGAGACAGAGAGTGATATGGATGGCGATACTGATGCTACTCTGGAATCAAATCATAATTCAG aATCATCACTTGAAGTTGAAGATCCAGAAAAAGAAAAGGCTTGTGAAAATGTTGATTTATTTTGGTGTTCCACTACATTTTCAGCACTGCTACAAGACACCAGTACGCAAGATGTAGCATTCAAGACCTCCAACGGTGACCTTGTTAGCGCTCACAGGGCAATACTGGCAGCTGGTTCTCCAGTGTTCAGCGCCATGCTGTATGGAGACATGAAAGAGAGTAGTCAAAATGAGATTGACCTAACCAATATAGATACTGCCACTTTGGAGTATTTGATTTTCTTCATATACACTGGCCACATACATGCTAGTGTGGAAGAGTGCTGTAATTTACTACAAGCTGCACGATATTTTGGTGTGGATGCATTAGTCAACTTGTGTAATAAGTCAATTGGTGATGCTCTGGATCTTGATAATTTCTCTGATGTTGCTGAATTTGCAGTAGAAAACAAGTTTGATGTGCTCCGTAAGCAATGCCTGGAGTTTTTAGAGGCAAAAGCTAAAAAGGTGATGTTTACCCATGAGTTTAATTCCTTGCCACTAACTGTTATGCTTGACTTTACAAATTCTAATAAGCTCAAGGTTTCTGAGTTAAATGTATTTCTTGCTGTTGTTGAATGGTCTAAGCGTCAGCAAGAAAAGTTGAGTGAAAATGATATCAAATCAGTTTTCAAGCAAATCCGCTACCCATTAATCTGTAAGAGTGAATTACTAAACAAGGTGATCCCCACAACATTAGCTGATCCAGCTCTTTACAAAGCTGCTCTGAAGTATCGTGATGGTAGTAAGTATGATGGCCCTCAAGAGCAGATACGATTAAGAGATTACTACTTCCACTTTCATTCTTCCCGTGAATTGCGTGTTGTATTTACTGCTAGGGGTACTCTGATTGCAAATGCGGAGTCAAGCCATTACGAAAGAAATGCTGAACTTCATATATGCCCCAAAGAAGGTAATCCTACATTGTTCCAGATTTTCATAAAGTGTTGCAGTGACAAGACCAAGATGAAGTTTGGATTTCGTTATTGTGAGTCGTCAGCCACAGCTAGCATGGATGCCAGCGATTTTCCAATTGGAAAAGAAGTCGATGGGTATTTTGCGGTACATGAGCGTAAAAGAATACTTGCTAAAATAGGAGACAAAACTATGTCAGTTCCCATAAAGCGTCACGATGCATTAGATTTCTATGTATCATTGTACAGCAAGAATGATCAAGTACTGATACAAAAGAAGTAA
- the LOC136241368 gene encoding kelch repeat and BTB domain-containing protein 8-like isoform X2, whose protein sequence is MEAVNSIKLERDVRNVLDMQDNAEVLEEPSWCCEMLSCLLQDPSTQDVVFVTSDGGSVSGHKAILTASSPVFRAMFNDNVHTSGEMEISLPSVDAETFSSLVSYIYTGKVVVNSATCLDMLGTAMHFKITSLVTKLVKFTTVSLDSSNVISVAIFACAKNCCQLLDNCLKYMCANASEVVHHSGFIKLPHEVVLAFCKSSDLNVSEIDLFLAVNEWQQYNQKVAKAIIKNIFREIRYPLISNTDLVRKVAPTDMADPSLYTAALEYHIDASLYRGPLSQLVTRKCHKVTSLNSSKIEPAAVLQSTRGYSVLPSNLVDAENKSSIKKLYLVVKSVSSVSSDTTDLDSSVSHSKADGEPAPNDSETRSVATSKLDKVVEAIYSQIDDGMVPSDITSPDTIICVLSDDHFDSTIQPTTQRTHCIVATTSAPRRKKRRRRCNNCEGCKADKCGVCVCCTQPRRKTPCIKRICSNLQ, encoded by the exons ATGGAAGCAGTGAACAGTATTAAACTTGAGCGAGATGTGCGTAATGTACTGGACATGCAAGATAACGCGGAGGTACTGGAAGAACCGAGTTGGTGTTGTGAAATGTTAAGCTGTTTACTACAAGACCCCAGTACACAAGATGTGGTGTTTGTAACATCTGATGGTGGTAGTGTGAGTGGTCACAAAGCTATACTAACAGCTAGTTCACCAGTGTTCCGTGCTATGTTCAATGATAATGTTCACACCAGTGGAGAAATGGAGATATCACTTCCATCAGTGGATGCAGAGACATTTTCCAGTCTTGTTAGTTACATCTACACAGGCAAGGTGGTTGTGAACTCTGCTACATGTCTGGATATGCTGGGTACTGCCATGCACTTCAAGATCACTTCATTGGTGACAAAGTTAGTCAAATTCACCACAGTTTCATTAGACAGCAGTAATGTCATCTCCGTTGCCATATTTGCATGTGCTAAAAACTGTTGCCAGTTACTGGACAATTGTTTGAAGTACATGTGTGCTAATGCTAGTGAAGTTGTCCATCATTCAGGCTTCATTAAACTTCCACATGAAGTTGTGCTTGCATTCTGCAAGAGTTCTGATCTCAACGTTAGTGAGATAGATCTGTTCTTAGCAGTAAATGAGTGGCAACAATACAACCAGAAAGTAGCAAAGGCTATCATCAAGAACATTTTTAGAGAGATCCGTTATCCATTAATTTCAAATACTGATCTAGTCAGAAAAGTTGCACCCACAGATATGGCTGATCCTAGTCTGTACACAGCTGCTCTGGAATATCATATTGACGCTAGTCTATACAGAGGACCACTAAGTCAACTTGTAACAAGAAAATGTCACAAAGTTACCTCGCTAAATAGCAGTAAAATTGAACCTGCTGCAG TATTGCAAAGTACACGAGGCTATTCAG TCTTACCAAGTAACCTGGTGGATGCTGAAAACAAAAGTTCTATAAAAAAGTTATATTTAGTGGTGAAGTCTGTATCATCAG TATCATCCGATACAACAGATCTAGATTCATCAG TATCACACAGTAAGGCAGATGGAGAGCCAG CACCAAATGATTCTGAAACGAGAAGTGTAGCCACCAGCAAACTGGATAAGGTAGTGGAAGCCATATACTCACAGATAGATGATGGGATGGTACCATCAGATATAACATCACCAGATACTATCATATGTGTCTTATCAG ATGATCATTTTGACAGTACCATCCAACCAACTACACAAA GAACACACTGTATTGTGGCTACCACATCAG CTCCACGTAGAAAAAAGAGAAGAAGACGATGCAATAATTGTGAAGGATGTAAGGCAGACAAGTGTGGAGTGTGTGTCTGCTGTACACAACCTAGGCGCAAGACGCCATGCATAAAACGTATCTGTTCAAATCTCCAGTGA
- the LOC136241368 gene encoding uncharacterized protein isoform X1 — MEAVNSIKLERDVRNVLDMQDNAEVLEEPSWCCEMLSCLLQDPSTQDVVFVTSDGGSVSGHKAILTASSPVFRAMFNDNVHTSGEMEISLPSVDAETFSSLVSYIYTGKVVVNSATCLDMLGTAMHFKITSLVTKLVKFTTVSLDSSNVISVAIFACAKNCCQLLDNCLKYMCANASEVVHHSGFIKLPHEVVLAFCKSSDLNVSEIDLFLAVNEWQQYNQKVAKAIIKNIFREIRYPLISNTDLVRKVAPTDMADPSLYTAALEYHIDASLYRGPLSQLVTRKCHKVTSLNSSKIEPAAVLQSTRGYSVLPSNLVDAENKSSIKKLYLVVKSVSSVSSDTTDLDSSVSHSKADGEPVAPNDSETRSVATSKLDKVVEAIYSQIDDGMVPSDITSPDTIICVLSDDHFDSTIQPTTQRTHCIVATTSAPRRKKRRRRCNNCEGCKADKCGVCVCCTQPRRKTPCIKRICSNLQ; from the exons ATGGAAGCAGTGAACAGTATTAAACTTGAGCGAGATGTGCGTAATGTACTGGACATGCAAGATAACGCGGAGGTACTGGAAGAACCGAGTTGGTGTTGTGAAATGTTAAGCTGTTTACTACAAGACCCCAGTACACAAGATGTGGTGTTTGTAACATCTGATGGTGGTAGTGTGAGTGGTCACAAAGCTATACTAACAGCTAGTTCACCAGTGTTCCGTGCTATGTTCAATGATAATGTTCACACCAGTGGAGAAATGGAGATATCACTTCCATCAGTGGATGCAGAGACATTTTCCAGTCTTGTTAGTTACATCTACACAGGCAAGGTGGTTGTGAACTCTGCTACATGTCTGGATATGCTGGGTACTGCCATGCACTTCAAGATCACTTCATTGGTGACAAAGTTAGTCAAATTCACCACAGTTTCATTAGACAGCAGTAATGTCATCTCCGTTGCCATATTTGCATGTGCTAAAAACTGTTGCCAGTTACTGGACAATTGTTTGAAGTACATGTGTGCTAATGCTAGTGAAGTTGTCCATCATTCAGGCTTCATTAAACTTCCACATGAAGTTGTGCTTGCATTCTGCAAGAGTTCTGATCTCAACGTTAGTGAGATAGATCTGTTCTTAGCAGTAAATGAGTGGCAACAATACAACCAGAAAGTAGCAAAGGCTATCATCAAGAACATTTTTAGAGAGATCCGTTATCCATTAATTTCAAATACTGATCTAGTCAGAAAAGTTGCACCCACAGATATGGCTGATCCTAGTCTGTACACAGCTGCTCTGGAATATCATATTGACGCTAGTCTATACAGAGGACCACTAAGTCAACTTGTAACAAGAAAATGTCACAAAGTTACCTCGCTAAATAGCAGTAAAATTGAACCTGCTGCAG TATTGCAAAGTACACGAGGCTATTCAG TCTTACCAAGTAACCTGGTGGATGCTGAAAACAAAAGTTCTATAAAAAAGTTATATTTAGTGGTGAAGTCTGTATCATCAG TATCATCCGATACAACAGATCTAGATTCATCAG TATCACACAGTAAGGCAGATGGAGAGCCAG TAGCACCAAATGATTCTGAAACGAGAAGTGTAGCCACCAGCAAACTGGATAAGGTAGTGGAAGCCATATACTCACAGATAGATGATGGGATGGTACCATCAGATATAACATCACCAGATACTATCATATGTGTCTTATCAG ATGATCATTTTGACAGTACCATCCAACCAACTACACAAA GAACACACTGTATTGTGGCTACCACATCAG CTCCACGTAGAAAAAAGAGAAGAAGACGATGCAATAATTGTGAAGGATGTAAGGCAGACAAGTGTGGAGTGTGTGTCTGCTGTACACAACCTAGGCGCAAGACGCCATGCATAAAACGTATCTGTTCAAATCTCCAGTGA
- the LOC136241164 gene encoding kelch-like protein 20 isoform X2: MASSHTEAVSSSGTERDVAVVPDTQDNAEDSAEEVLDEPNWCCEVLSSLLQDPSTQDVVFVTSDGGSVSGHKAILTASSPVFRAMFNDNVHTSGEMEISLPSVDAETFSSLVSYIYTGKVVVNSATCLDMLGAAMHFKIISLVTKLIIFTTASLDSSNVISVAIFACAKNCCQLLDNCLKYMCANASEVVHHSGFIKLPHEVVLAFCKSSDLNVSEIDLFLVVNEWQQRNQKVAKAVIKNIFREIRYPLISNSDLVRKVSPTEIADPSLYTAALEYHVNMSNYRGPSSQLVTRKYHKAPSINIDKAESCAVSSSNLVNNENRSSTSKLVKSVSSVPSDTSDTSAPHSVAATTTEYKVN; encoded by the exons ATGGCAAGCTCTCACACGGAAGCAGTGAGTAGTAGTGGAACTGAGAGAGATGTGGCTGTCGTACCGGACACTCAGGATAATGCGGAGGACTCGGCGGAGGAGGTGCTAGATGAGCCAAATTGGTGTTGTGAAGTGCTAAGTTCTTTACTACAAGACCCCAGTACACAAGATGTGGTGTTTGTAACATCTGATGGTGGTAGTGTGAGTGGTCACAAAGCTATACTAACAGCTAGTTCACCAGTGTTCCGTGCTATGTTCAATGATAATGTTCACACCAGTGGAGAAATGGAGATATCACTTCCATCAGTGGATGCAGAGACATTTTCCAGTCTTGTTAGTTACATCTACACAGGCAAGGTGGTTGTGAACTCTGCTACATGTCTGGATATGCTGGGTGCTGCCATGCACTTCAAGATCATTTCGTTGGTGACAAAGTTAATCATATTCACCACAGCTTCATTAGACAGCAGTAATGTCATCTCCGTTGCCATATTTGCATGTGCTAAAAACTGTTGCCAGTTACTGGACAATTGTTTGAAGTACATGTGTGCTAATGCTAGTGAAGTTGTCCATCATTCAGGCTTCATTAAACTTCCACATGAAGTTGTGCTTGCATTCTGCAAGAGTTCTGATCTCAACGTTAGTGAGATAGATCTGTTCTTAGTAGTAAATGAGTGGCAACAACGCAACCAGAAAGTAGCAAAGGCTGTCATCAAGAACATTTTTAGAGAGATCCGTTATCCATTAATTTCAAATTCTGATCTAGTCAGAAAAGTTTCACCCACTGAAATAGCTGACCCAAGTCTGTACACAGCTGCTCTGGAATATCATGTTAATATGAGCAACTATAGGGGACCTTCATCTCAACTTGTCACTAGAAAATATCACAAAGCTCCTTCCATAAACATTGACAAAGCGGAAAGTTGTGCAG TCTCATCAAGTAACCTGGTGAATAATGAAAACAGAAGCTCCACCAGCAAACTAGTGAAGTCTGTATCATCAG TACCATCTGATACAAGTGACACTTCAG